The Planctomycetia bacterium genome contains a region encoding:
- a CDS encoding RDD family protein, whose amino-acid sequence MNGAIKQLDNRIEIVTPENIEFTYRVAGPFRRLGAYLLDNLLCWVFIIVICIITFLVFGVLQSFGTVALVGLVAHFFTTWFYGGVFESLWNGQTLGKRMFGLRVLSEDGQPINGIQAIGRNFLRHADTLPWAYWTFEESPIPLSTLQLGLLFMFVYGNYQRLGDWAAGTMVVLDEPQQLYGVARVTEPAVLQLATQLPVNLVVNRSLGRALSAYVQRRLRVPVARRFEMASHLGEALRERYNLPANTNYDLLLCAVYHRAFIASATEVLDEARPMEVART is encoded by the coding sequence ATGAACGGCGCGATCAAACAGCTCGACAACCGCATCGAGATCGTCACGCCGGAGAATATCGAATTCACGTATCGCGTGGCGGGGCCCTTTCGGCGGCTCGGCGCGTACCTGCTCGATAATCTGCTGTGCTGGGTGTTTATTATCGTCATCTGCATCATCACTTTCCTGGTGTTCGGGGTGCTGCAGAGTTTTGGCACCGTGGCCCTGGTAGGTCTGGTCGCTCATTTTTTCACGACCTGGTTCTACGGCGGCGTGTTCGAGTCCCTCTGGAACGGCCAGACGCTCGGCAAACGAATGTTCGGGCTGCGTGTACTCTCGGAAGACGGCCAGCCGATCAATGGTATTCAGGCGATCGGCCGTAACTTCCTCCGCCACGCCGACACCCTGCCCTGGGCGTACTGGACATTCGAAGAATCGCCGATCCCGCTCTCGACGCTGCAACTGGGCCTGCTGTTCATGTTCGTCTACGGCAACTACCAACGGCTCGGCGATTGGGCGGCCGGCACGATGGTCGTGCTGGACGAACCGCAACAACTCTACGGCGTCGCCCGGGTGACGGAACCGGCCGTGTTGCAACTCGCGACACAATTGCCCGTGAATCTGGTGGTGAACCGCAGCCTCGGCCGGGCCCTCTCGGCCTATGTGCAGCGTCGCCTGAGAGTCCCGGTCGCCCGGCGTTTCGAAATGGCCAGCCACTTAGGCGAAGCGCTCCGCGAGCGCTATAACCTGCCGGCGAATACGAATTACGACCTGCTGCTGTGTGCGGTTTACCATCGAGCGTTCATCGCCTCAGCGACGGAAGTCCTCGACGAAGCGCGCCCCATGGAAGTAGCGCGCACGTAA